A stretch of the Rhodospirillales bacterium genome encodes the following:
- a CDS encoding biopolymer transporter ExbD: MKFEGAPRHRQHAINMVPLINIVFLLLIFFILTSTFRTIDPIDHQLPEADSSEPGVAVEAVLTVAADGELTIDGEPVARGSLPATFRAAVAADKTTLLIKVAQLATISMLRDVMDEAKVAGFDQVLLATRRTELEAP; this comes from the coding sequence GTGAAATTCGAGGGAGCCCCGCGCCATCGGCAGCACGCGATCAACATGGTGCCTTTGATCAATATCGTCTTTTTGCTGCTGATCTTTTTTATCCTGACCAGTACATTTCGAACCATCGATCCGATTGACCATCAGCTCCCGGAGGCTGACAGCAGCGAGCCCGGTGTCGCGGTTGAGGCTGTGTTAACAGTGGCGGCCGACGGCGAACTCACGATCGACGGGGAACCGGTGGCCCGGGGTAGCCTTCCGGCAACCTTTCGCGCGGCGGTGGCGGCAGACAAGACGACGCTCCTGATCAAGGTGGCGCAGTTGGCCACTATCTCGATGCTCCGCGACGTCATGGATGAGGCCAAGGTGGCGGGCTTTGATCAGGTGCTGCTTGCCACGCGCCGGACCGAGCTCGAGGCACCGTGA
- a CDS encoding MotA/TolQ/ExbB proton channel family protein, giving the protein MPELSLEHWNAAADLLQKGGAVMYVLLLLSVSSLAVILLKLLQFWRIGARRSGMMELIATGSTHEIRRRMALSRHPAARVVETALDTGHLPRELQEAEIERIGSVEIRTLETYIRSLEVVANLSPLIGLLGTVIGMIKAFGRLEEAGARVDPSQLAGGIWEALLTTAFGLIVAIPALGAVHYFERKIEGVRALMRDAAARVIASQSV; this is encoded by the coding sequence ATGCCGGAACTGAGCCTGGAGCACTGGAATGCTGCGGCAGACCTGCTCCAAAAGGGGGGCGCCGTCATGTACGTCCTGCTCCTCTTGTCGGTCTCGTCGCTGGCAGTGATTCTTTTGAAACTATTGCAGTTTTGGAGAATCGGTGCGAGGCGTTCTGGCATGATGGAACTCATCGCGACCGGATCTACCCACGAAATCCGGCGCCGAATGGCGCTGTCGCGCCATCCGGCTGCGCGCGTGGTCGAAACGGCACTCGACACGGGTCATCTGCCGCGTGAACTCCAGGAAGCCGAGATCGAACGCATCGGGTCGGTCGAAATCCGCACCCTGGAGACGTACATTCGCTCACTGGAGGTGGTGGCGAACTTGAGCCCGCTGATTGGGCTCCTCGGGACCGTGATCGGAATGATCAAGGCGTTCGGGCGCCTAGAGGAGGCGGGCGCACGGGTGGATCCCAGCCAGCTTGCTGGCGGGATCTGGGAGGCACTCCTCACGACTGCTTTCGGACTGATTGTGGCGATTCCGGCGCTTGGTGCCGTGCACTACTTTGAACGCAAGATTGAGGGGGTGCGAGCGCTGATGCGCGACGCGGCCGCCCGCGTGATCGCGTCGCAGTCGGTCTAG
- a CDS encoding biopolymer transporter ExbD: protein MNFGEQERRRAELSIAPLIDIVFLLLVFFMLAGSFLNLEALDLASPGTATAAGGGGESDALVIRLHDDGAVTFGNVVVDPDEIVERVERARAEDADLKVVVVAPSQEAVQRLITVVDDIRMAGVEAIAIAVRDEL from the coding sequence ATGAACTTCGGCGAACAGGAGCGCCGCCGCGCGGAACTTTCGATCGCGCCGTTGATCGACATCGTGTTCCTCTTGCTGGTGTTCTTCATGCTGGCCGGATCGTTCCTGAACCTGGAAGCGCTAGATCTTGCGAGCCCGGGTACCGCAACCGCGGCGGGAGGCGGCGGCGAATCAGACGCGCTCGTGATCCGCTTGCACGACGACGGAGCGGTGACGTTCGGGAACGTTGTGGTTGACCCGGATGAGATCGTCGAGCGTGTCGAGCGGGCGCGAGCAGAAGACGCTGATCTGAAGGTGGTGGTAGTGGCGCCTTCCCAGGAGGCGGTGCAACGACTGATAACAGTCGTCGACGACATCCGTATGGCCGGGGTCGAGGCCATCGCGATCGCGGTGCGAGACGAACTGTGA
- a CDS encoding TonB family protein: MIPQAVARGANEINFLDVTGAAIVAVALHVMVPAVVGIWALSEPELDLENYISLELGHDVPLGDLPPDALAAALPDQDVLPPANEPPAALTPPPETPPVPTDTPPPVVETVPDLPQPPPEIEAPPTPVTPQTRLLEPEPTEVLVEPVPEPPPPPEVLPEPEPEPLSEPEPPAVPQPPELPDTPQPRPDVAPPPAPTEVRPVEPPPLEQVLVPDLEPPPPPPPAVPAPETVVEPDLAPPPPPPPPAPPASRTAPATVTPPPARTTEAPPPVAANVPIAAPTPVEAPPSAEPPPAPQALLASAPPAVTAPPAPPARPESASARAAREAGVPEAYYVRLRGQISTIAARSYPRRSLDLGEEGTVVMLIRVREDGSVVDITIEEERTNASLRIRRAAQRAVLRAAPFEPLPAGAGVKSILLPVVYRIAER; this comes from the coding sequence GTGATCCCCCAGGCCGTTGCCCGCGGCGCAAACGAGATCAATTTTCTGGATGTGACAGGAGCCGCCATTGTTGCCGTTGCGCTCCACGTCATGGTCCCGGCAGTCGTCGGGATCTGGGCGCTGAGCGAGCCCGAACTCGATTTGGAGAATTACATTTCCCTCGAGCTCGGGCACGACGTACCTCTCGGAGACTTGCCGCCCGACGCACTGGCGGCAGCCCTGCCGGACCAGGATGTTCTGCCGCCGGCAAATGAGCCTCCCGCCGCCCTGACGCCACCGCCCGAGACCCCACCTGTGCCTACGGACACGCCGCCGCCCGTAGTCGAGACCGTCCCCGACCTCCCGCAACCGCCGCCAGAGATTGAAGCTCCCCCGACGCCGGTGACGCCCCAGACAAGATTGCTGGAGCCGGAACCGACCGAAGTTCTCGTTGAGCCCGTGCCCGAACCGCCACCACCACCGGAAGTACTGCCGGAGCCCGAGCCCGAGCCGCTGAGCGAGCCCGAGCCGCCCGCCGTGCCCCAGCCGCCGGAACTTCCGGATACCCCGCAACCACGTCCCGACGTCGCACCTCCACCTGCCCCAACAGAAGTGCGGCCGGTCGAGCCGCCCCCGCTGGAGCAGGTGCTGGTACCTGATCTCGAACCGCCACCGCCACCGCCCCCCGCCGTGCCTGCACCTGAAACCGTAGTCGAACCCGACCTTGCTCCGCCGCCACCGCCGCCTCCTCCAGCTCCCCCGGCTTCACGAACGGCACCGGCCACGGTCACACCACCGCCGGCACGCACGACCGAGGCACCGCCGCCGGTCGCCGCCAACGTACCGATTGCTGCACCCACGCCCGTAGAGGCTCCGCCATCTGCGGAACCCCCGCCGGCGCCCCAAGCGCTGTTGGCGTCGGCGCCCCCTGCGGTGACTGCCCCGCCGGCGCCGCCGGCACGCCCCGAGTCGGCCTCGGCCAGGGCGGCGCGTGAGGCGGGGGTTCCAGAGGCCTACTACGTCCGCCTGCGTGGCCAGATCAGCACGATCGCGGCCCGAAGCTATCCGCGCCGCTCTCTCGATCTAGGCGAGGAGGGGACCGTCGTCATGCTGATCCGGGTACGCGAGGACGGGAGCGTCGTCGACATCACGATCGAGGAGGAACGCACGAACGCATCGCTTCGCATCCGGCGAGCAGCGCAAAGAGCGGTGTTGCGCGCGGCACCGTTCGAACCGCTGCCGGCAGGGGCGGGTGTCAAGTCGATCCTGTTGCCAGTGGTGTACCGGATCGCCGAACGCTAG